The following are from one region of the Phormidium sp. PBR-2020 genome:
- a CDS encoding DNA phosphorothioation-associated putative methyltransferase, translated as MTPPATVSDSLQALIDMAREVGLLVSTPQDGTELLEQLPHEEMVSACHESRVGKLLPRAFYVHRSALESLPLPLRLYEAYAATEVEQLEQTTLVKFSLTHPQLSYLSYPDFDANPHPALVQSILVNLQQKTVSQRNYHSSENPPILHRKETFVQENYPGYEQFVTLTQQEEQLGLLDNTRHIGTRANWQRYLQDMGVEIQGHQLIRRETHNPLKASIERHRAAMVRHDLSRPIKLALEAGLLTPETSTFDYGCGYGGDVKRLNERGIVTRGWDPYYQPDTPLEPAGFVNLGYVINVIEDPQERREALQKAWHLTEEVLLVSAQVLVGDRDEGELVYGDGVVTQRGTFQKYYEQEELKAYIDGVLRVDSLPLGLGVYGVFRNLEQREAFRVSRLRSRTQTPRVRVSVQRFEEYQETLQPLMQFFGDRGRLPKPTELPEEADIVDIFGSVRRAFRVVLQATDEAEWDEISERRRQELLIYLALTALGDRPRFSDLDLAIQYDIRAFFGNYKQALMAADLMLYGLGNLERLSQLCDRSDIGQRSPRGLTVHISAFNQLDPILRLYEGCASHTIGRMDDTTLIQIHTQRPKISYFYCPDFDQEGHPIIKTIMQIDLQDLRVRRYEYELFENPFILHKKEELVTPDYPQYDRFTRLSRQEQKWGLLDNPEAIRRYRPWLKCLQDHGAEVRGHRVYWRKDVDPYQKRVIEAQKKSRLKR; from the coding sequence ATGACTCCCCCAGCCACCGTCTCTGATTCCCTACAAGCTCTCATTGACATGGCCCGAGAGGTGGGACTGTTGGTGTCAACGCCGCAAGATGGAACGGAACTCCTCGAACAACTCCCCCATGAGGAGATGGTGAGCGCCTGTCACGAGAGTCGCGTCGGGAAACTTCTCCCCCGCGCCTTCTATGTCCATCGCAGTGCGCTGGAGAGTCTTCCCCTTCCCCTGCGCCTCTATGAAGCTTACGCCGCCACAGAGGTTGAACAACTCGAACAGACTACCCTCGTCAAGTTCTCTCTGACGCATCCACAACTGTCTTATCTGTCTTATCCTGACTTTGATGCCAATCCGCATCCGGCCTTGGTGCAAAGTATCCTGGTGAACTTACAACAGAAAACTGTCAGTCAACGCAACTACCACAGTTCAGAAAATCCCCCGATTCTGCATCGCAAGGAAACTTTTGTACAAGAGAATTATCCCGGTTATGAGCAGTTTGTTACCTTAACCCAGCAAGAGGAACAGTTAGGCCTACTCGACAATACCCGCCATATTGGCACTCGGGCAAATTGGCAACGCTATTTGCAAGATATGGGGGTCGAGATTCAGGGACATCAGTTAATCCGCCGAGAAACCCATAACCCCCTGAAAGCAAGCATTGAACGTCACCGCGCAGCGATGGTGCGCCATGATTTGTCTCGTCCGATTAAGTTAGCATTGGAGGCGGGATTGTTAACCCCTGAAACGTCCACTTTTGACTATGGATGTGGCTATGGTGGGGATGTAAAGCGGCTCAATGAACGGGGGATTGTAACTCGGGGATGGGACCCTTATTATCAACCGGATACGCCCTTAGAACCGGCTGGGTTTGTGAATTTGGGCTATGTCATTAATGTGATTGAAGACCCTCAGGAACGTCGGGAAGCCTTGCAAAAGGCTTGGCACTTGACGGAGGAGGTTTTGCTGGTGTCGGCTCAGGTGTTGGTGGGCGATCGCGATGAGGGAGAATTGGTCTATGGCGATGGAGTGGTTACTCAGCGGGGAACGTTTCAGAAATATTATGAACAGGAGGAGTTAAAGGCTTATATTGACGGCGTTTTGAGGGTGGATTCCCTCCCGCTGGGGTTGGGAGTATATGGGGTGTTTCGTAATTTGGAACAGCGGGAGGCCTTTCGGGTATCTCGCTTGCGTTCTCGCACTCAAACCCCTCGGGTACGAGTGTCGGTACAGCGGTTTGAGGAGTATCAGGAAACGTTACAGCCGCTGATGCAGTTTTTTGGCGATCGCGGCCGCCTTCCTAAACCTACGGAGTTACCCGAAGAAGCGGATATTGTGGATATCTTTGGCAGTGTTCGTCGCGCTTTTCGCGTGGTACTGCAAGCCACCGATGAGGCGGAGTGGGATGAGATTTCCGAACGTCGCCGCCAAGAACTATTGATTTATTTAGCTCTAACCGCTTTGGGCGATCGCCCCCGTTTTAGCGATTTAGATTTAGCCATTCAATATGACATTCGCGCCTTTTTTGGGAATTATAAGCAGGCGTTAATGGCGGCAGATTTAATGTTATATGGTTTGGGAAACTTAGAGCGATTGAGTCAGTTGTGCGATCGCAGTGACATTGGGCAGCGATCGCCGAGGGGACTAACCGTTCATATTAGCGCCTTCAATCAGCTCGACCCCATCTTACGGCTCTACGAAGGCTGCGCCAGCCACACCATTGGCAGAATGGACGACACCACCCTAATTCAGATTCACACCCAGCGCCCCAAAATCTCCTATTTCTACTGCCCCGATTTCGACCAAGAAGGACATCCCATCATCAAAACCATCATGCAAATTGACCTGCAAGACCTGCGGGTTCGTCGCTACGAGTATGAGTTATTTGAAAACCCCTTTATTCTGCATAAAAAAGAAGAACTTGTCACCCCAGACTATCCCCAATACGACCGTTTTACTCGACTCAGCCGACAAGAACAAAAATGGGGACTCCTCGATAACCCAGAAGCGATTAGACGATATCGACCCTGGTTAAAGTGCCTGCAAGACCATGGAGCCGAGGTGCGAGGACATCGAGTCTATTGGCGTAAAGA
- a CDS encoding type II toxin-antitoxin system VapC family toxin encodes MIVLDTNVVSELMNPRGSPTVKSWANSQPRENLVTTTITQAEILYGIALLPEGRRKQKLQNAARATFDQDFLNKILLFDLDSAEYFAHIAANRRSQGLPISQFDAQIAAICRAHGATIATRNVDDFINCRLEIINPWE; translated from the coding sequence ATGATTGTTCTCGATACAAATGTTGTTTCCGAGTTAATGAATCCAAGGGGTTCTCCAACGGTTAAATCTTGGGCCAACTCACAGCCTAGGGAAAATTTGGTGACAACCACCATTACGCAAGCCGAAATTTTATATGGCATTGCCCTTCTGCCAGAGGGACGCCGCAAACAGAAGCTCCAGAATGCTGCTCGGGCCACATTCGACCAGGATTTCCTCAATAAAATTCTGCTTTTCGACTTGGACTCTGCGGAATACTTTGCCCATATTGCTGCTAATCGACGCAGCCAGGGCCTCCCCATTTCGCAATTTGACGCTCAAATTGCCGCCATTTGTCGGGCACACGGAGCAACGATCGCCACTCGCAATGTCGATGATTTCATCAACTGCAGACTGGAAATTATCAATCCTTGGGAATAA
- a CDS encoding ureidoglycolate lyase, which produces MLTQLRELPPEPITAESFAPYGQLITPQEDGKPFDEQDAQLELNQGQPRFYLMRLHHRGYRFHQITRHERCSQCLGSLQGQNWYLAVAPPTQGNCPDATRLKAFHIPGTCFVKLHRGTWHAGPYFEAETVDFYNLELTDTNVTDYLSYDYLEKDGVEFSIIPKPD; this is translated from the coding sequence ATGCTGACCCAGCTTCGAGAACTCCCCCCCGAACCGATTACCGCCGAGAGTTTTGCCCCCTATGGCCAACTGATTACCCCTCAAGAGGATGGCAAACCCTTTGACGAGCAAGATGCCCAGTTAGAGTTAAACCAAGGACAACCTCGCTTCTATCTGATGCGACTGCATCATCGCGGCTATCGCTTCCACCAAATTACTCGTCATGAGCGTTGCAGTCAATGTTTAGGGTCCTTACAGGGACAAAACTGGTATTTGGCGGTTGCCCCTCCCACTCAGGGCAACTGCCCCGATGCAACGCGCCTCAAAGCCTTTCACATCCCCGGAACCTGTTTCGTGAAGCTGCATCGCGGAACCTGGCACGCTGGCCCCTATTTTGAGGCGGAAACGGTCGATTTCTATAATCTGGAACTGACGGATACCAATGTGACAGATTACCTCAGTTACGATTATCTTGAGAAGGATGGAGTCGAGTTTTCCATCATCCCCAAACCGGACTAA
- a CDS encoding Arc family DNA-binding protein, with protein MTHITLNHLNPQITEQLQQRASENGRTVEAEIAAILESVLNPKPSQPSPAGLATAIQRRFADIEDFEIPEMPRDAIRTPPTFE; from the coding sequence ATGACCCACATCACCTTAAATCACCTCAACCCCCAAATCACCGAACAGCTTCAGCAACGCGCCAGCGAAAATGGTCGCACTGTCGAAGCCGAAATTGCCGCGATTTTGGAGAGCGTCTTAAATCCAAAACCATCCCAACCATCCCCCGCAGGTTTGGCGACGGCAATACAGCGCCGCTTTGCTGACATCGAAGATTTTGAAATTCCAGAGATGCCCAGAGACGCGATCAGAACGCCCCCGACTTTTGAATGA